One genomic window of Phalacrocorax aristotelis chromosome 21, bGulAri2.1, whole genome shotgun sequence includes the following:
- the GOLT1A gene encoding vesicle transport protein GOT1A: MVSLTDFQRIGVGLVGFGLFFIFFGMLLYFDSVLLAFGNILFLSGLVFIIGFKRTFTFFFQRPKLKGTSFFLGGVLIVLMRWPLLGMLLEAYGFFTLFRSFLPVAFGFLGSLTNIPMLSKLLQKVGDSSSMV, from the exons ATGGTGTCTCTGACCGACTTCCAGC GGATCGGCGTGGGACTAGTTGGATTTGGCctcttcttcatcttttttgGGATGCTCTTGTACTTCGACTCAGTGCTCCTGGCCTTCGGGAAT ATCCTCTTCCTCTCTGGCTTGGTCTTCATCATCGGCTTCAAGAGGACCTTCACCTTCTTCTTCCAGCGGCCAAAGCTGAAGGGCACCAGCTTCTTCCTTGGGGGGGTCCTCATTGTCCTCATGCGGTGGCCCCTCCTGGGCATGCTGCTGGAGGCTTATGGCTTCTTCACCCTCTTCAG GAGTTTTTTGCCAGtggcttttgggtttttgggcTCACTGACAAACATCCCCATGCTGAGCAAG CTCTTGCAGAAGGTGGGAGACAGCAGCTCCATGGTGTGA